One stretch of Phocoena phocoena chromosome 10, mPhoPho1.1, whole genome shotgun sequence DNA includes these proteins:
- the LOC136129627 gene encoding trem-like transcript 2 protein, whose amino-acid sequence MAPALLLLLWLQGPVAGAPVESVYSKVRHFEGETLSVQCSYKSRKNHTEGKVWCKIRRKKCETVFTRVGVQGPRYLLQDDTQAKVVSITMAALRRQDSGRYWCMRNNSGILYPLMGFLLEVSPASTTKRNTPLTKLPTILQSGTVVTAGPALTSGPDAPFTTSTTVFTPGLLTLPRLLPFPASGSIRLTSVTGYGFTGTSPSTTGPSRTMGSQTVTASPSNAGASAAGPASTPTKAGHLCTMGSPTTGMCPTGRSLLNLLSPSRHQDFYPAVLVAVLALLPVPVMLIVVYGFWKKRHMGSYSMCRDPARSWRDPSTRPEPPWKPAWSEAT is encoded by the exons ATGGCTCCCgccttgctgctgctgctgtggctCCAGGGCCCTGTCGCAG GTGCCCCTGTCGAGAGCGTGTACTCCAAAGTGCGGCACTTTGAAGGGGAGACTCTGTCTGTGCAGTGCTCCTACAAGAGCCGCAAAAACCACACAGAGGGTAAGGTTTGGTGCAAAATCAGGAGGAAGAAGTGCGAGACTGTGTTCACCCGTGTTGGGGTGCAGGGGCCGCGCTATTTGCTGCAGGACGATACCCAGGCCAAGGTGGTCAGTATCACCATGGCGGCCCTGAGGCGCCAGGACTCGGGCCGGTACTGGTGCATGCGCAACAACTCTGGCATCCTCTACCCTCTGATGGGCTTCCTGCTGGAAGTGTCTCCAG CCTCCACAACCAAGAGAAACACTCCTCTTACGAAGCTGCCCACCATCCTCCAGAGTGGAACTGTCGTCACAGCAGGCCCAGCCCTCACTTCAGGCCCTGATGCCCCTTTCACCACCAGCACGACGGTGTTCACACCTGGACTCCTCACCTTGCCTAGACTCTTGCCCTTCCCTGCCTCAGGGAGCATCAGACTGACCTCTGTGACGGGCTACGGCTTCACTGGCACCAGCCCCTCCACCACGGGGCCCAGTAGGACCATGGGGTCCCAGACAGTGACTGCGTCTCCCAGCAATGCCGGAGCCTCCGCTGCTGGCCCAGCCTCCACCCCCACTAAGGCTGGGCACCTATGCACCATGGGATCGCCCACCACGGGAATGTGCCCCACTGGCAGGTCTCTCCTCAACCTATTATCCCCCAGCAG GCACCAGGACTTCTATCCTGCTGTGCTCGTGGCGGTGCTGGCCTTGCTCCCAGTGCCTGTGATGCTGATCGTGGTCTATGGGTTCTGGAAGAAGAGACACATGGGAA GCTACAGCATGTGCCGTGATCCTGCCAGATCCTGGAGGGACCCATCCACAAGACCGGAGCCTCCGTGGAAGCCTGCTTGGTCTGAAGCCACTTAA